In Candidatus Peregrinibacteria bacterium, a single window of DNA contains:
- a CDS encoding DUF1761 domain-containing protein — MILPFSSVNWVAVLVSTVAMMAFGMLWYSSLLFGKVWMRSIGIKEGEMPSSEMGKGVILGLINQFVRTSVLALALIIMSPKTLQEGLLYGGILWLGFEATVIFGGVIWEKKPHDFFCVSVCFNFLSMLISVLILMKWPW, encoded by the coding sequence ATGATTCTTCCATTTTCTTCTGTAAATTGGGTCGCAGTGCTCGTTTCAACAGTTGCAATGATGGCTTTTGGGATGCTCTGGTACTCTTCTCTCCTTTTTGGAAAAGTATGGATGAGATCAATCGGAATCAAAGAAGGGGAAATGCCATCAAGTGAAATGGGAAAAGGCGTGATTCTTGGTCTTATAAACCAATTCGTGAGAACTTCTGTCCTTGCTCTCGCACTTATCATTATGTCTCCAAAAACTCTTCAAGAAGGTCTTCTTTATGGAGGAATTTTATGGCTTGGTTTTGAAGCAACAGTTATATTTGGAGGAGTGATATGGGAAAAGAAGCCCCATGATTTCTTCTGTGTAAGCGTGTGTTTTAATTTCCTGAGTATGCTTATTTCAGTACTGATTCTCATGAAATGGCCGTGGTAA